In the genome of Campylobacter helveticus, the window TCTCATAAAAACGCACGATATGTCCATCGGCAAAACTAAGTCCATAATTTAAATCATCATATTTTTCTTTATAGGCTGATAAAGAATCTTGCATTGTTTTATTTTTTCCTTTCTAATTTACTTTTTAGCGGGATTTCGCCTAAAAGTAACTTCAAGGGCGTAGCGTTCGCACTTGTGCGATGAGTTACGAAAACGCACCGCGTTTGAAGTAAAAACGCTAAAGCCCAAGCCGCCGCTTCGCAAAAGCCGTCATTGCGAGAGTTTGTTAAAAACTCGTGGCAATCTATAACTTGCCGTCCCTAGCAATGTCAGCACAAAAGCCTATTTAAGCTCATTTTTAAGCTTAAATTCGCCAAATTCATTTTGATAAAAAAGCTCTTTATTATAATGCTTTTCTATGATTTGCCAGAATTTTGTTTTTGAAATCCCTACAAAAGAGCAAAAATCCTCCACGCAACGATTATCTAAATTATGGTCTCTTTGCTTAACGATTTTCACAGCTTCCTCACGGCTTAATAATCCATACCTCACAAAACGCGCCGCGTAATCGCTACTCATCGCGTGCCCAAATTTAGGATACTTCATCCACGCGTGTAAAATGTAGCCTATGCTATCAATTTGGTCAAAATTTTCCGCCGTGTGCGTTCTATCCCACTCACCCTGCAAATCACAAAAGCCACGCTTTTTCGCAAAAATATAATTTTGATACGAATTCCACTTTATAAAATAACTCAAATATATAGGCTCAAGTTTGTCTAAATCATCTTTACTAGGGTCAAAGAAAAGCTGTAAATTTTCTTCTTTTACCTCATCGTCTAAAAACTCGTTTAAGTCCATATCACTCGCTACGCCGTTTAAAAATATGCCCTTAGCGCTTGGCGTTTCTTTCGCATCTCCCCCCCCATACTCATAGCTTACATTTTCACCATACACAAGTAAAGGCGTGTTAAATTTCAAAGCCATACCAAAAGGATAGCTATAAATGAGGCGGTCGATAAACCAAGTTGGTTTTCCGTATTTTTCAAAGGTTTTTAGCATTACTCTTTTTTGAGTGCTGATGTCTGGCTTTAGTGTGATAAGGTGGCATTTAAAGGTTTCGCTGATATTTCTTAGGTTTTTCTTCCCGGCTTCTGTCATTGTGAAATTATCCTCCACGCTAAAAAGCACAGGGTTCATTCCAAGCTTTTCCTTCATAATATGCACTTGATAATGGCTATCCTTACCCCCACTCACAGCGATAGCGCAGTCATACTCAAATTTACCATTACGGCGGCGATGCTTATCGCAAAGCGCTTCTAGCTCTTTAAATCTTGCTTTATAGTCGATTTTGTCTTTGTTTTTGTGATTGATACAAGCAGAACAGATATTTTTACCTTTTTCATCAAGGCTAAATTTAATCCCCGGGCGTGTGTTTGGCATCACGCAATAATCACAATATTGCATTTCTTTCCTTTTTAAAATCTAATTTTAGATTAAATCGGCAAATTTACAAAAAACTTACCCCCCCCCCCGTGTATCTATATTTTAAAAAGAAAGGATTATTTTGCTTTGCACATAAGTTTTTATAATTTTCTTCATCAAACACAAGCCCAGCGATATAAAAATGTGTCCAAAGTGTAGAAAAACGGCTTTTAAAATAAAAAAGCGCATCATCATCCTCCACGCCCCCACCCAAAAGCACAAATTTCACACCTCTTTCCACACAAAGCTCGAAAAAATAATCAAGCAAAGCGGCATTAGCATTTCTTTCATTACAATTCGCACTTAAATGATAATAAGCAAAATCTTTTTCCACGAAAAAATCCGCAAAAGCTAAAATCCTCCCCTCATACTCAGCTCTTAAGCAAAGATGAGATTTGAAACTAAAAAGCGTGTCAAAATACTCTTGACTAAAAAAATAAAAATCATCTGCTTTATTGCGTATCATCGTTTTTTCATAAAGCTCACAAAAAGGCTTAGAAAAACTTTTATCACAAAAAGAAATTTCAAGCTCTTTTCGTGCCTTTTTCACATAGTTTAAAATGCGAGGGCTATAAGCTTTTCTAAGGCTTGTAAAATCTTGATTTGTATTGACTAAAACGATTTTTCTTTCTTTTTTGAAAAAATCAAAATACCTTTCATAAAAAGCCAAATTTGTATCAAAAGGGTGTAATCTTATAAAAAAAGCGATGATATTTTCAGCTAGAGCCTTTTGCTTTAGCTTTTCTAAAGCTTCTTTTAAAAAGGCTTCATCGCTAGAATTACTATAAAATCCACTATACCCATAGGGACTTTGCAGGTCAAAAAAGGGCGAATTTGGGATTTTGTTTTTAATGCCAAGTGTCTTAAAAATGAAGCCATTTTGACAAAAGCTAAATTCAAAAACCTCCCCATAAAGCCTTGCGTAGTCTTTATGAAAATAAATATCCGTGCCAAAATTTCCGCTCTTATCCCCCAAAAAAGCGTCCAAGCTTATCCTACTCATCTTCCAAAGCTCTGTTTTTCTCATTTTGAAGTGGTGGGAAGCCACCCCCCCCCCCCCCCCCCCGTGTGTGAAATCAGGCATTTTCACGCCTTCAAAGATGAGAAGCTTATCTAGCACCTTGCCCTTATTTTCTAAAATTTGAGTGCTTAAATTAAGAAATTTAAAACCCTCGTGCGTATAAAGCTCTTTAATGCTTAACTCATCATCAAAACGCAAAAATCCCAAATGAGTATAAATTCCCTCTTTTGGCTCGAAAAAATCGCCCTTACTCTCATCATAGCCCAAAAGTCCTTTTGCCAAAGTGATGGAAAAAAACTTACCTCCCGCCTTGAGTTTTTTAAAAGCCTTTTGAAAAATGGCTCTTGTTTTTTCCCTGTCATTACAACACAAACTTGCCACATCAATCACCGCGTCAAAACTTTCATCTTTAAAATTGTCAAGCTTTTCTAAATAATCGCCGATTTCAAGTTGTGCGATTTGTGTGCTTAGATTTTCATTTTGCATTCTTGTTTTAAAGCGTTCTACGCCTGTTTTGCTCCACTCTATACCGCTTACTTTAAAACCTTCTCTTGCACAAAACCATAAATTTGCACCTGTTCCTAGTCCTAATTCTAGGATAGAAATTTTATTTCTATCTTTAGCATTGTAAAAATTTCTAGCGATAAAACGAATCACACTTTCGCTTGGGTATTTACCCCATTCTTTT includes:
- a CDS encoding class I SAM-dependent methyltransferase; amino-acid sequence: MNESSFWEQIFSKKEWGKYPSESVIRFIARNFYNAKDRNKISILELGLGTGANLWFCAREGFKVSGIEWSKTGVERFKTRMQNENLSTQIAQLEIGDYLEKLDNFKDESFDAVIDVASLCCNDREKTRAIFQKAFKKLKAGGKFFSITLAKGLLGYDESKGDFFEPKEGIYTHLGFLRFDDELSIKELYTHEGFKFLNLSTQILENKGKVLDKLLIFEGVKMPDFTHGGGGGGVASHHFKMRKTELWKMSRISLDAFLGDKSGNFGTDIYFHKDYARLYGEVFEFSFCQNGFIFKTLGIKNKIPNSPFFDLQSPYGYSGFYSNSSDEAFLKEALEKLKQKALAENIIAFFIRLHPFDTNLAFYERYFDFFKKERKIVLVNTNQDFTSLRKAYSPRILNYVKKARKELEISFCDKSFSKPFCELYEKTMIRNKADDFYFFSQEYFDTLFSFKSHLCLRAEYEGRILAFADFFVEKDFAYYHLSANCNERNANAALLDYFFELCVERGVKFVLLGGGVEDDDALFYFKSRFSTLWTHFYIAGLVFDEENYKNLCAKQNNPFFLKYRYTGGGVSFL
- a CDS encoding N-acetyl sugar amidotransferase, producing MQYCDYCVMPNTRPGIKFSLDEKGKNICSACINHKNKDKIDYKARFKELEALCDKHRRRNGKFEYDCAIAVSGGKDSHYQVHIMKEKLGMNPVLFSVEDNFTMTEAGKKNLRNISETFKCHLITLKPDISTQKRVMLKTFEKYGKPTWFIDRLIYSYPFGMALKFNTPLLVYGENVSYEYGGGDAKETPSAKGIFLNGVASDMDLNEFLDDEVKEENLQLFFDPSKDDLDKLEPIYLSYFIKWNSYQNYIFAKKRGFCDLQGEWDRTHTAENFDQIDSIGYILHAWMKYPKFGHAMSSDYAARFVRYGLLSREEAVKIVKQRDHNLDNRCVEDFCSFVGISKTKFWQIIEKHYNKELFYQNEFGEFKLKNELK